The Salvia miltiorrhiza cultivar Shanhuang (shh) chromosome 1, IMPLAD_Smil_shh, whole genome shotgun sequence genome has a window encoding:
- the LOC130994950 gene encoding uncharacterized mitochondrial protein AtMg00810-like: protein MGKMNFFLGLQVKQTDEGILINQSKYMKKLINKFGAQYLKTVKIPMNTNWKVDPGNEEKSVSSTKYREIIGFLLYLTASRPDIAFAVSVCVRYQSDPNEAHMDAAKRISRYLKGIPNIE, encoded by the coding sequence atgggaaaGATGAACTTTTTCTTAGGACTTCAAGTCAAGCAAACTGATGAAGGGATACTGATTAACCAGTCAAAGTACATGAAGAAACTGATCAACAAGTTCGGAGCTCAATATTTGAAGACTGTTAAAATTCCcatgaatacaaactggaagGTGGATCCAGGaaatgaagagaaatcagtgTCATCTACAAAAtatagagaaatcattggatttCTATTATATCTAACTGCTAGTCGCCCAGACATTGCATTTGCAGTTAGTGTTTGTGTCAGATATCAGTCGGATCCAAATGAAGCTCACATGGATGCAGCAAAGAGGATAtcaagatatctcaaaggcataCCAAATATTGAATAG